The following are from one region of the Nicotiana tomentosiformis chromosome 7, ASM39032v3, whole genome shotgun sequence genome:
- the LOC104119090 gene encoding uncharacterized protein, which yields MRIALQPKRKLGFVTGTCKESFKEALHEDWEICNAIVLSWIMNTVSKNLFSGIAYASNAHMVWKDLRERFDKRQRLLQFLNGLNYSYEQARHQILMKTTKPTLNQAYARIIEDESQRGNSRPQLVGGHSIADGGEITALWSAKGGQ from the exons ATGCGTATTGCACTCCAACCCAAACGAAAATTAGGGTTTGTGACCGGTACTTGTAAGGAGTCATTCAAGGAGGCATTACATGAAGACTGGGAAATTTGTAATGCGATTGTACTTTCTTGGATAATGAATACCGTGTCAAAGAATCTATTTAGTGGAATTGCATATGCATCGAATGCGCATATGGTTTGGAAAGACCTGCGAGAGCGTTTTGACAAG CGACAGAGATTGCTTCAGTTCCTTAATGGCTTGAATTATTCTTATGAACAAGCGAGGCATCAAATTCTCATGAAGACCACAAAACCCACACTAAATCAGGCTTATGCCAGGATAATTGAGGATGAAAGTCAACGAGGCAATTCAAGACCACAACTAGTTGGTGGACACTCCATTGCAGATGGAGGAGAGATCACTGCTCTTTGGAGTGCTAAAGGAGGACAATAG